From Flavobacterium alkalisoli, the proteins below share one genomic window:
- a CDS encoding DUF4301 family protein has protein sequence MEENITKQHTDSISVIIYSDNVAQKHEWKEKLNSFEKEEVTFTFNASGFSNLIAGDIAILVAPEDNPATNTLIKTFNKNLTPYITIENFDSIESTVSNLKKAIKHGFTLKDFSQIYSLGIDISKIKSQLETFKKGISKIVLERPATIKDGIKPLSKKEAAEYASFFENKKDKLSFKKFVPASGAATRMFKFLNEFLLNFDPTEDTVNAYINKKKDEALKVFIIGADKFPFFNDAREESRKNPEYNNWTKDQRYYNFIKILLTDEKFNYANKPKGILPFHQYEGFTATPVYEHLKESVAYADSNGKSHVHFTISEEHLDGFLDSIQEVKETIEKESGTKIEFDFSYQHKETDTIAVDMNNKPFRESNGELLFRPGGHGALIENLNRLESDVVFIKNIDNVSHNNVDAIALYKKALAGILLELQEKVFGYLQKLEQDNSTKEEINNIVDFARNELFLNIPADIDKYTCEYKMQYLQELLNRPIRICGMVKNEGEPGGGPFWVKSKDGKLSLQIVESSQIDLNNSSQSEILSNATHFNPVDLVCGLKNYKGKYFDLKNFVDPDTGFIVVKNRMGHDVKSYELPGLWNGAMAGWITVFVEVPLDTFNPVKTVNDLLKPSHQPQ, from the coding sequence ATGGAAGAAAACATTACAAAACAACATACAGACAGCATAAGTGTTATTATATATTCTGATAATGTAGCACAAAAACACGAGTGGAAAGAAAAACTGAACTCTTTTGAAAAAGAGGAGGTAACCTTTACATTCAATGCTTCAGGATTCTCTAATCTAATAGCCGGAGATATAGCAATATTAGTAGCTCCGGAAGATAATCCGGCAACCAATACTCTTATAAAGACATTTAACAAAAACCTTACGCCTTATATCACTATTGAGAACTTTGACAGTATTGAAAGTACTGTAAGTAATCTAAAAAAGGCTATAAAGCATGGTTTTACTTTAAAAGATTTCAGCCAGATTTATAGTCTCGGCATAGATATAAGCAAGATAAAGTCGCAACTTGAAACTTTTAAAAAAGGTATTTCTAAAATTGTATTGGAGAGACCTGCTACAATTAAAGACGGTATTAAACCCCTGTCAAAAAAAGAAGCTGCGGAATATGCTTCCTTCTTTGAAAACAAAAAGGATAAGCTCAGTTTTAAAAAATTTGTTCCCGCATCGGGAGCCGCAACAAGAATGTTTAAATTTTTAAACGAGTTCCTGCTAAATTTTGACCCAACTGAGGACACTGTTAATGCTTACATCAATAAAAAGAAAGATGAGGCGCTTAAGGTATTTATAATAGGTGCCGATAAGTTCCCGTTTTTTAATGATGCCCGTGAGGAATCAAGAAAAAATCCTGAATACAACAACTGGACAAAAGACCAGCGTTATTATAATTTTATAAAAATACTCCTTACCGATGAAAAGTTTAATTATGCCAATAAGCCAAAGGGCATATTACCTTTTCACCAGTATGAAGGCTTTACGGCCACTCCTGTTTACGAACACTTAAAGGAAAGTGTTGCGTATGCTGACTCTAACGGTAAATCGCATGTACACTTCACTATTTCTGAAGAGCACCTTGACGGATTTTTAGACAGCATTCAGGAAGTAAAAGAAACTATTGAAAAAGAATCAGGCACAAAGATCGAGTTTGATTTTTCATACCAGCACAAGGAAACAGATACCATAGCTGTTGACATGAACAACAAACCATTTAGGGAAAGCAATGGTGAACTTCTTTTCAGGCCAGGCGGACATGGCGCACTTATTGAAAACCTTAACAGGCTTGAAAGTGATGTTGTTTTCATTAAGAATATAGACAATGTAAGCCACAACAATGTAGATGCTATTGCCCTTTACAAAAAAGCACTTGCAGGCATACTTTTAGAGCTACAGGAAAAGGTTTTTGGTTATTTACAAAAACTGGAGCAAGACAACTCTACCAAAGAAGAGATTAACAACATTGTTGATTTTGCCAGAAATGAGCTGTTTTTGAATATTCCGGCAGATATAGATAAATATACCTGCGAATATAAAATGCAATATCTTCAGGAACTGCTCAACAGGCCGATACGCATTTGCGGAATGGTTAAAAACGAAGGCGAACCGGGTGGCGGGCCGTTTTGGGTAAAATCTAAAGACGGAAAACTTTCACTACAAATTGTAGAGAGCTCACAAATAGACCTTAACAACAGTTCGCAAAGTGAAATCTTATCTAATGCTACTCATTTTAATCCGGTTGATCTGGTATGCGGACTAAAGAATTACAAAGGAAAATATTTTGACCTTAAGAACTTTGTTGACCCTGATACCGGTTTTATAGTTGTTAAGAACAGAATGGGGCATGATGTAAAATCTTATGAACTCCCGGGGCTTTGGAATGGCGCTATGGCAGGATGGATAACAGTTTTTGTAGAAGTTCCGTTAGACACTTTTAACCCTGTAAAAACAGTAAACGACCTTTTAAAGCCATCTCACCAGCCACAATAA
- the arfB gene encoding alternative ribosome rescue aminoacyl-tRNA hydrolase ArfB — protein MDKEKIITELEYKAVRSSGAGGQNVNKVSSKVILSFNLLNSQALDNEEKELVSQKLATRLNSEGILSLHCDEDRSQIRNKQLVTKRFIELIEASLQKDKPRVATKIPKAVIKKRLENKRRQADKKQSRRRFDF, from the coding sequence ATGGACAAGGAAAAAATAATTACAGAATTAGAATACAAAGCTGTAAGAAGCAGTGGTGCAGGCGGACAAAATGTAAACAAGGTATCCTCTAAAGTAATACTTAGCTTTAACCTGCTAAATTCGCAGGCATTAGACAACGAAGAAAAAGAACTGGTTTCTCAAAAACTGGCCACAAGGCTTAACAGCGAAGGCATTTTGTCTCTACATTGTGATGAAGACCGCAGCCAGATACGCAACAAACAATTGGTCACAAAGCGCTTCATAGAACTTATAGAAGCCTCATTACAAAAAGACAAACCAAGAGTAGCAACAAAAATACCTAAAGCGGTTATAAAAAAACGACTTGAAAACAAAAGGCGACAGGCAGACAAAAAACAATCCCGACGCAGATTTGATTTCTAA
- a CDS encoding TonB-dependent receptor, with translation MKTLFISKSQKAWLVTLGLIALSTHAQENKTEQDSIKTQSSDYKMDEVLVSAVRVDKKAPVTFTNVSKEELAPRNLGQDIPVLLNFLPSVVTTTDAGAGIGYTSMRVRGSDATRINVTVNGIPYNDAESQGSFWVNMGDFASSTENIQLQRGVGTSTNGAGAFGASLNLLTDAYSKKSSGEISTSVGSFNSMKNTVKFSTGLMNDHFEIAGRLSKIESDGYIDRAFSDLKSYFLQGTYVGKTTLIKALVFGGKEQTYQAWNGLEDPDKLENDRTYNSAGEYTDENGVTRFYDNETDNYQQDHYQLHWNEKISDNWSTNAALHYTIGKGYYEQYRQDEDFADYGLNEITIGGETINSTDLIRRRWLENDFYGTTFSANYKNDNVNVIVGGALNRYEGDHFGEIIWARYASQSEIRDRYYDDNAVKTDFNAFAKANWQLNQKLNLFGDMQYRRVRYKADGVLADPVNDLFNFFNPKAGLTYTLNNQNNIYFSYARANREPRRDDYENGSSKPETLNDFELGWRYTTVKTRMSINGYYMRYKDQLVLTGALNDVGAPVYTNSGDSYRLGIEADATFFLTDFLILHPNVSVSTNKNIDFYFQRDGQLQNLGNTNIAYSPNLVAANALTGLPVKNLQITLLSKYVGEQYMGNIDSDFSKLDSYFINDLNVSYEFKTNKIFKSIMLSGLVNNILDVKYESNGYFYTYDDDFSVPGTITTVEGAGYYPQAGINFLVGATLKF, from the coding sequence ATGAAAACTTTATTCATTTCTAAAAGCCAAAAAGCATGGCTTGTCACTTTAGGCTTAATTGCTTTAAGTACTCATGCCCAGGAAAACAAAACCGAGCAGGACAGTATTAAAACACAATCTTCTGACTACAAGATGGACGAGGTGCTTGTATCTGCCGTTCGTGTAGACAAAAAAGCTCCCGTTACTTTCACCAACGTATCTAAAGAAGAACTTGCTCCGCGCAACCTTGGGCAGGATATTCCTGTATTATTAAACTTTTTACCTTCAGTAGTTACTACTACCGATGCAGGTGCAGGTATAGGCTATACCTCAATGCGAGTAAGAGGGTCAGATGCTACCCGTATTAACGTAACTGTAAATGGTATCCCTTATAATGATGCCGAATCTCAGGGGTCATTTTGGGTTAACATGGGAGATTTTGCTTCTTCTACAGAGAACATCCAGTTACAGCGTGGTGTAGGTACATCTACAAACGGAGCAGGTGCATTTGGCGCCAGCCTTAACCTGTTGACCGATGCTTATTCTAAAAAATCAAGCGGTGAGATTTCTACTTCGGTTGGTAGCTTCAACTCCATGAAAAACACGGTAAAGTTTAGTACCGGACTTATGAACGATCATTTTGAAATCGCCGGGCGACTTTCAAAAATTGAATCTGACGGATACATAGACCGTGCTTTTTCCGATTTAAAATCTTATTTCTTACAGGGTACTTATGTAGGTAAAACTACCCTGATCAAAGCTTTAGTATTTGGCGGTAAAGAGCAGACATATCAGGCATGGAACGGGCTTGAAGACCCTGACAAACTTGAGAATGACAGAACTTATAACAGTGCCGGAGAATACACCGACGAAAATGGTGTTACCCGTTTCTACGACAATGAGACCGACAACTACCAGCAGGACCACTATCAGTTACACTGGAATGAAAAAATATCAGATAATTGGAGTACAAATGCTGCGCTTCACTACACCATAGGTAAAGGGTATTACGAACAATATAGGCAGGATGAGGACTTTGCAGATTACGGACTTAACGAAATAACTATAGGTGGCGAGACCATTAATTCTACTGATCTTATTAGAAGAAGATGGCTTGAAAACGATTTTTACGGAACTACTTTCTCTGCAAACTACAAAAATGATAACGTAAATGTTATTGTTGGTGGTGCGTTAAACAGGTATGAGGGCGACCATTTTGGAGAAATAATATGGGCACGCTATGCTTCACAAAGTGAAATAAGAGACCGTTATTATGACGATAATGCAGTAAAGACCGATTTTAATGCATTTGCTAAAGCGAACTGGCAACTTAATCAAAAGCTAAATCTTTTTGGGGATATGCAATATAGAAGAGTGCGCTATAAGGCAGACGGTGTCCTTGCCGATCCTGTAAACGACCTGTTTAATTTCTTTAATCCAAAAGCGGGACTTACCTATACCTTAAACAACCAAAACAACATTTACTTTTCTTATGCAAGGGCTAATAGAGAACCAAGAAGGGATGATTATGAAAATGGCAGTTCTAAGCCGGAAACCCTTAATGATTTTGAGTTAGGCTGGAGATACACTACCGTTAAAACAAGAATGAGCATTAATGGTTACTACATGCGTTACAAAGACCAGTTGGTACTTACAGGGGCACTTAACGATGTAGGGGCACCTGTATATACAAACAGTGGCGACAGTTACCGTTTAGGTATTGAGGCGGATGCTACATTTTTCCTGACAGACTTTTTAATACTACACCCTAACGTATCGGTAAGTACTAATAAGAATATCGATTTTTATTTCCAGAGAGACGGGCAGCTTCAAAACTTAGGAAATACAAACATTGCTTACTCCCCTAACCTGGTTGCGGCTAACGCCCTTACCGGATTACCGGTTAAAAACCTTCAAATTACCTTACTTTCAAAATATGTAGGAGAGCAGTATATGGGTAACATTGACTCTGATTTCTCTAAACTGGACAGCTACTTTATAAACGACTTAAATGTTTCTTATGAATTTAAAACCAATAAGATATTTAAATCTATTATGCTTAGCGGACTTGTAAATAACATACTTGATGTTAAATACGAGTCTAACGGATATTTCTACACTTATGATGATGACTTCTCTGTACCGGGAACAATTACAACTGTAGAAGGCGCGGGCTACTATCCTCAGGCAGGGATTAACTTCCTGGTAGGTGCGACTTTAAAATTTTAA
- a CDS encoding SRPBCC family protein — translation MPVIKIETYINAPIEVVFDLSRSIDLHKISTAHTFEEVIAGKTSGLIEMDETVTWRAKHFGVFQELTSKITSLARPYQFTDEMASGAFKSFRHDHLFEERDGVVIVTDVFDYKSPFGVLGRFADFLFLKSYMKRLLEKRNEILREFAEDDIKYKKILPF, via the coding sequence ATGCCTGTAATTAAAATAGAAACTTATATTAATGCTCCTATAGAAGTGGTGTTTGATCTTTCCCGGAGTATTGATCTGCATAAAATTTCTACGGCACATACCTTTGAAGAAGTTATAGCCGGAAAAACATCCGGACTCATAGAAATGGATGAGACGGTGACCTGGAGAGCAAAGCATTTTGGGGTCTTTCAGGAGCTGACATCAAAAATAACATCTTTAGCGAGGCCTTATCAGTTTACAGATGAAATGGCAAGCGGTGCTTTTAAAAGCTTTAGGCACGACCATTTGTTTGAAGAAAGAGATGGTGTTGTAATTGTTACTGATGTTTTTGATTACAAGAGTCCGTTTGGTGTACTGGGCAGGTTTGCAGATTTCCTTTTTCTTAAGTCTTATATGAAAAGACTGCTTGAAAAGCGAAATGAGATACTAAGAGAATTTGCGGAAGACGATATTAAGTATAAAAAAATCCTGCCCTTTTAA
- a CDS encoding Rieske (2Fe-2S) protein, translating into MRKYLLLLFAVVFLSSCSNDDYNNSNKYLPNYGFSINIDMNLPLYTPLIYTGNPVYIGQAGIGIRGIIVMNTGAGYAAYEASCPNQELSSCSTLDLNGINAVCPCDDVEYSLFTGLANNADVQYPLKPYRVEIISENVIKVYN; encoded by the coding sequence ATGAGAAAATATTTGTTACTGCTGTTTGCAGTTGTCTTTTTATCATCATGTAGTAACGACGATTATAATAATAGCAACAAGTACCTGCCTAATTATGGTTTTTCTATAAACATAGACATGAATCTTCCTCTATACACACCTTTAATATACACTGGTAACCCTGTATATATAGGTCAGGCCGGTATAGGTATAAGAGGGATTATTGTTATGAATACCGGAGCGGGATATGCGGCCTATGAGGCGAGCTGTCCTAATCAGGAATTGAGTTCGTGTTCTACTCTGGATCTTAACGGTATTAATGCCGTTTGCCCATGTGATGATGTGGAGTACAGTCTTTTTACCGGACTTGCCAATAATGCAGATGTGCAATACCCTTTAAAACCTTACAGGGTAGAAATAATAAGCGAGAATGTTATTAAGGTTTATAATTAA
- the greA gene encoding transcription elongation factor GreA, with translation MSTVSYYTAEGLKKLRDELDHLKAIERPRASQAIAEARDKGDLSENAEYDAAKEAQGLLEMKIAKMEELLANARLIDESQLDLSKALVLSTVKIKNQANGMEMKYTLVAESEADLKTGKISVTSPIGKGLLGKSVGEIAEIKVPNGTLNFEILEITRD, from the coding sequence ATGAGTACAGTATCTTACTACACAGCAGAAGGACTAAAAAAGTTAAGAGATGAGCTTGATCATCTTAAAGCCATAGAAAGACCAAGAGCTTCTCAGGCTATTGCCGAAGCACGCGATAAAGGAGACTTATCTGAAAATGCAGAATATGATGCAGCAAAAGAGGCACAGGGACTTCTTGAAATGAAGATTGCCAAAATGGAAGAGCTCCTTGCTAATGCACGCCTTATAGACGAGTCACAACTTGACCTGTCTAAAGCACTTGTACTTTCTACAGTAAAAATTAAGAACCAGGCTAACGGCATGGAAATGAAATATACACTGGTAGCAGAAAGTGAAGCCGACCTTAAAACAGGAAAAATATCGGTTACATCACCTATAGGTAAAGGCCTTTTAGGAAAATCAGTGGGAGAAATTGCAGAAATTAAAGTACCTAACGGGACACTTAATTTTGAAATCCTTGAAATTACAAGAGACTAA
- a CDS encoding HIT family protein: protein MASIFTKIVNGEIPAYKVAENDKFLAFLDVNPNAKGHTLCIPKQEINKIFDMEEDHYLELMKFSRKVAKALEKTVPCKRVGVAVVGLEVPHVHVHLIPLNEMDEMRFINKVKLEKEEFEALAKDINANL, encoded by the coding sequence ATGGCTTCCATATTCACTAAAATTGTAAATGGCGAAATCCCGGCATACAAAGTAGCCGAAAACGACAAATTCCTGGCTTTTCTGGATGTAAACCCAAATGCTAAAGGGCATACGCTTTGCATACCAAAACAGGAAATAAACAAAATTTTTGACATGGAGGAAGACCACTATCTTGAACTTATGAAGTTTTCGAGAAAAGTGGCTAAAGCACTTGAAAAAACTGTACCGTGCAAACGCGTGGGAGTTGCCGTAGTAGGCCTTGAAGTGCCTCATGTACACGTCCACCTTATTCCGCTTAATGAAATGGATGAAATGCGCTTTATAAACAAGGTTAAACTTGAAAAAGAAGAATTTGAAGCGTTAGCAAAAGATATAAACGCTAACCTATAA
- a CDS encoding sensor histidine kinase has translation MQFSNNRSFTRGFIILASFLIVVLIVWNTYYLFQVFKDEERNKVELWAMGTKAINDPGLQDTGLELTLRVIRSNNTIPVFKTDKLDNILDNNNISPDILKDSVKLHNYFEDIKKQNEPIKIMISDSEYQYIYYGNSPLLDQLKYYPVALILIIVLFGALVFNFYRATKIATQNKLWAGMAKETAHQIGTPLSSLLGWIEIMKVDNVDETTVTEVEKDVNRLQTIADRFSKIGSEPVLEPVDIVAETEKSFEYLRSRTSNQVEFLYNGPDYPIPVMLNKELHSWTVENLVKNAVDAMKGKGSLKLIIQDIDGIVKIQVTDTGKGIPKNQYKKVFEPGFTTKKRGWGLGLSLTKRIVEEYHKGRIKVKHSEVGVGTTMQASYHKA, from the coding sequence ATGCAGTTTTCTAATAACAGAAGCTTTACCAGAGGGTTTATTATTCTGGCCTCTTTCCTTATAGTTGTACTTATTGTATGGAATACCTATTATCTTTTTCAGGTTTTTAAGGATGAGGAAAGAAATAAAGTGGAGCTGTGGGCAATGGGAACAAAGGCTATTAACGATCCCGGTTTGCAGGATACAGGCCTTGAACTAACGCTGCGTGTTATAAGGAGTAATAATACTATTCCTGTATTTAAAACCGATAAGCTTGATAATATTCTTGATAACAATAATATATCTCCTGATATATTAAAAGATTCCGTTAAGCTTCACAATTACTTTGAAGATATTAAAAAGCAAAATGAGCCGATAAAAATCATGATATCGGATAGCGAATATCAGTATATATATTACGGTAATTCACCTTTGCTAGATCAGCTTAAATATTATCCGGTGGCACTAATACTTATTATAGTATTGTTTGGGGCTTTGGTATTTAACTTTTACAGGGCTACAAAAATTGCCACCCAAAATAAGCTTTGGGCAGGTATGGCTAAAGAGACAGCCCACCAAATTGGTACGCCACTTTCTTCGTTATTAGGGTGGATTGAGATCATGAAAGTTGATAATGTGGATGAAACTACTGTAACTGAGGTAGAGAAAGATGTAAACCGGCTGCAGACTATTGCCGATCGTTTTTCTAAAATAGGCTCTGAACCGGTATTAGAACCGGTTGATATAGTAGCTGAAACTGAAAAGTCTTTCGAGTATTTAAGGTCACGCACTTCAAATCAGGTGGAGTTTTTGTACAATGGGCCTGATTACCCTATACCCGTTATGCTTAACAAAGAGCTGCACAGCTGGACAGTGGAAAATTTGGTTAAAAATGCGGTAGATGCCATGAAAGGTAAAGGTTCGTTGAAGCTTATTATTCAGGATATAGACGGCATTGTAAAGATACAGGTTACCGATACAGGTAAGGGTATCCCTAAAAATCAGTATAAAAAGGTATTTGAGCCCGGTTTTACCACAAAAAAGAGAGGGTGGGGTCTGGGACTATCATTAACTAAACGTATTGTGGAAGAATACCACAAGGGACGAATCAAAGTAAAACACTCCGAGGTTGGTGTAGGTACTACCATGCAGGCGAGTTACCATAAAGCATAA
- a CDS encoding flavin reductase family protein, with product MLSIDPKEIPTAKLQGYLQGAIGPRPIAFASTIDKDGTPNLSPFSFFNVFSANPPILVFSPSRRVRDNTIKHTLINAELNREVVINVVNYAIVQQASLSSTEYGEGVNEFTKSGLTMLPSDIVKPFRVKESPVQFECRVKDIISLGDGGGAGNLIICEVVKLHVDENILDENGAVDQNKIDLVSRMGGNWYSRANAGLFEVEKPLTTLGIGVDAIPDFVKESSVFDGNDLGKLGNVETLPTEEEIDTFVEGSFETKAVLSADDETKKYLKAKEHLDNNEVLTAWKVLLATRK from the coding sequence ATGCTTAGTATAGATCCAAAAGAAATACCTACAGCAAAGCTACAGGGTTATTTACAGGGAGCCATAGGCCCAAGACCCATAGCTTTTGCCAGCACAATAGACAAAGACGGAACCCCAAACCTGTCTCCGTTCAGTTTTTTTAATGTATTTAGCGCTAACCCGCCAATACTGGTTTTCTCACCTTCACGCAGGGTAAGGGACAATACTATAAAGCATACGCTTATTAATGCAGAGCTTAACAGGGAGGTTGTTATTAACGTGGTTAACTATGCTATAGTTCAGCAGGCATCGTTATCAAGCACTGAGTATGGCGAGGGAGTAAATGAGTTTACCAAATCGGGGTTAACCATGCTTCCGTCAGATATTGTTAAGCCTTTCCGTGTTAAGGAATCACCTGTTCAGTTTGAGTGCAGGGTAAAAGATATTATCTCTTTAGGTGACGGAGGTGGTGCCGGAAACCTTATTATATGTGAAGTGGTAAAACTGCACGTTGATGAAAACATACTTGATGAGAACGGAGCGGTAGACCAAAACAAGATTGACCTTGTTTCACGTATGGGCGGAAACTGGTACAGCCGTGCCAATGCAGGTCTTTTTGAAGTAGAAAAACCACTTACAACTCTTGGAATAGGTGTAGATGCCATTCCTGATTTTGTGAAAGAAAGCTCTGTTTTTGACGGTAATGACCTGGGCAAACTTGGTAACGTTGAGACTTTGCCTACTGAAGAAGAAATTGATACCTTTGTAGAAGGCTCATTTGAAACGAAAGCTGTTTTAAGTGCCGACGATGAAACAAAAAAATACCTGAAAGCCAAGGAACACCTTGACAATAATGAGGTACTTACCGCATGGAAAGTACTGCTTGCAACAAGAAAATAA
- a CDS encoding DUF3127 domain-containing protein, producing MEVTGRIKMIDETKSFGSNGFRKREVVVTTDEQYPQHILVEFTQDKCDLVNSYTVGEPVRISINLRGREWVNPQGETKYFNSIQAWRIEKLQPAAPSQQMPQQPMPNSYDSFEPATNYKEEDHDDLPF from the coding sequence ATGGAAGTTACAGGAAGAATTAAGATGATTGATGAAACTAAATCTTTTGGAAGCAACGGATTTAGAAAAAGAGAAGTGGTAGTTACAACAGATGAGCAGTACCCGCAACACATACTGGTTGAATTTACTCAGGATAAATGTGACCTGGTTAACAGCTATACGGTAGGCGAACCTGTAAGGATTTCCATTAATCTTAGAGGAAGAGAGTGGGTAAACCCTCAGGGAGAAACCAAATACTTTAACTCTATCCAGGCATGGAGAATAGAAAAGCTACAGCCTGCTGCGCCTTCACAACAAATGCCGCAACAGCCTATGCCAAACTCTTATGACTCTTTTGAGCCGGCAACAAATTACAAAGAAGAAGACCACGACGATCTTCCTTTCTAA
- a CDS encoding helix-turn-helix domain-containing protein, with protein MKTPYLTLFFFLVSFCSTAQKSFQIPDSISNKTYEELITEIDRYKNDSIKLFVYLNTYIEKAKRENNKDRLIVGYRKTLKEFPEEEALKYSDSILTIAQSLNDDVLIGKSYIDKAIIYFRFKNYNKSLSSYLIADKYITEKNDIYTQYKIKYGIANMKSYLGHHQEALDLFTECKNFYGQQEGYNNRLGYLHSLCSMGRSNFRLKNYDVCSQINELGIKESEEEDLSLIHTYFIQSEGINQYQKNNYQKSIKLLSASLPEIIRNEDFVNVAVNYFYLGKDYLKLNNDEKGIAYLQKVDSILQEHDYANLDLRETYEIFINYYKEKGDLENQLLYTNRLLEADKILEKNYKDLVSTIYKEYDTAALIASKDNLEKTLKRNTIISYTVYCFGGLVILVISLLLIRNYKKQKVYKLKYEELIAKTENKETKPEEVVEVTEEATDDLDINQDIIVKILNGLEAFENREGFLNAGINQSALAEDLNTNTSYLSKVINHYKGKNFNSYLNELRVNHAVTLLKNSSVHRRYTIKALAEELGFSNPRSFSDAFFSQTGIKPSYFIKQLEKEPAPLLSA; from the coding sequence ATGAAAACGCCTTACTTAACCCTGTTTTTTTTTCTTGTAAGTTTTTGTTCAACTGCCCAAAAAAGTTTTCAGATACCTGATTCGATTTCCAATAAGACCTATGAGGAACTTATTACTGAAATTGACAGATATAAAAATGACAGCATTAAATTGTTTGTTTACTTAAACACTTATATAGAAAAAGCCAAAAGAGAAAATAATAAAGACCGCCTGATAGTAGGATATCGAAAAACTCTAAAAGAGTTTCCCGAAGAAGAAGCACTTAAATATTCTGACAGCATACTTACAATTGCACAATCACTTAATGATGATGTGTTAATTGGTAAATCTTATATTGATAAGGCTATTATATATTTCAGGTTTAAAAACTACAACAAATCATTAAGTAGTTATTTAATTGCAGATAAGTATATTACCGAAAAAAATGACATTTATACGCAATACAAAATCAAATACGGTATTGCTAATATGAAATCATACCTAGGCCATCATCAGGAAGCTTTGGATTTATTTACAGAATGTAAAAATTTTTATGGCCAGCAAGAAGGATATAATAACAGGTTAGGTTATTTACACTCCCTTTGCTCTATGGGCCGCAGTAATTTCAGATTAAAAAACTACGATGTATGCTCTCAGATAAATGAATTAGGCATAAAGGAAAGCGAGGAGGAAGATCTCAGCCTGATACATACATACTTTATTCAGTCTGAAGGAATCAATCAATACCAAAAAAACAATTACCAAAAATCTATTAAACTTCTTTCAGCCTCGTTACCCGAAATAATCAGGAATGAAGATTTTGTAAATGTAGCAGTCAATTACTTTTATTTAGGCAAAGATTATTTAAAGCTCAACAACGACGAAAAAGGCATTGCCTATCTGCAAAAAGTAGATTCAATTTTACAGGAGCATGATTATGCCAACCTGGATTTAAGGGAAACCTATGAGATCTTTATTAATTATTACAAAGAAAAAGGAGACCTTGAAAATCAGCTTTTATATACCAACCGACTACTCGAAGCCGATAAGATTCTGGAAAAAAACTATAAAGACCTGGTATCTACGATCTACAAGGAGTATGATACCGCAGCCCTTATAGCTTCAAAAGACAATCTTGAAAAAACACTTAAACGAAATACCATAATAAGCTATACGGTATATTGCTTTGGTGGTTTGGTCATTCTGGTAATAAGCTTACTCCTTATCAGAAACTACAAAAAGCAAAAGGTTTACAAGCTCAAGTATGAGGAACTGATAGCTAAAACAGAGAATAAAGAGACTAAACCAGAGGAAGTTGTTGAGGTTACTGAAGAAGCTACAGATGATTTAGACATCAATCAGGATATTATAGTAAAAATACTTAACGGACTCGAAGCCTTTGAAAACAGGGAAGGGTTTCTTAATGCAGGAATTAACCAGTCGGCTCTTGCAGAAGACCTGAATACCAATACCTCTTACCTTTCAAAGGTTATTAATCATTACAAAGGGAAAAACTTTAATTCCTATTTAAATGAGTTAAGGGTAAACCATGCCGTAACCCTGTTAAAAAACAGCTCGGTTCACCGTCGTTATACCATAAAAGCACTGGCAGAAGAACTTGGCTTTAGTAATCCGCGCAGTTTTTCAGATGCTTTCTTTTCTCAAACGGGCATTAAGCCATCCTACTTTATAAAACAACTTGAAAAGGAACCGGCTCCATTATTAAGTGCTTAG